Proteins from one Candidatus Coatesbacteria bacterium genomic window:
- the prmC gene encoding peptide chain release factor N(5)-glutamine methyltransferase gives MTIAQLLRRIQRELHRSSPPSREAELLLSRRLGLPRHLLYLEAGREVPSDVVTALESDLRRRRAGEPLQLILGSVGFRGLELNVRPGVFIPRPETEVLVEYAVALAADVPGVILDLCCGAGAVACALAAELPTRRVVAVDASPAACVLTRDNARCLGLSERIGVVRGDLTEALGGPFALLACNPPYIASDDLDALPVEVRDHDPSAALDGGPDGLDFYRRLAPELTRLLVPGGWTVLEIGEEQGEAVGDIFAKTPGLERTAIQPDLTGRDRVAVARRISTQQPSNGE, from the coding sequence ATGACCATCGCCCAACTGCTGCGCCGCATTCAACGGGAGCTGCACCGCTCCAGCCCGCCGTCCCGCGAGGCCGAGCTGCTGCTGTCCAGGCGCCTGGGCCTGCCCCGGCACCTGCTCTATCTGGAGGCCGGGCGGGAGGTTCCCAGCGACGTCGTCACGGCGCTGGAGTCCGACCTGCGGCGTCGCCGCGCCGGCGAGCCGCTGCAGTTGATCCTGGGCTCCGTCGGCTTCCGCGGACTCGAGCTCAACGTACGCCCCGGCGTCTTCATCCCCCGGCCCGAGACCGAGGTGCTGGTCGAATACGCCGTGGCCCTCGCCGCCGATGTCCCCGGCGTCATCCTGGACCTCTGCTGCGGCGCCGGGGCCGTCGCCTGCGCCCTGGCGGCGGAGCTGCCGACGCGCCGCGTCGTCGCCGTCGATGCGAGTCCGGCGGCCTGCGTCTTGACCCGGGACAACGCCCGATGCCTGGGGCTGAGCGAGCGGATCGGCGTCGTCCGGGGCGACCTGACGGAGGCTCTCGGCGGACCCTTCGCCCTGCTGGCCTGCAATCCGCCCTACATCGCCAGCGACGACCTGGACGCCCTGCCCGTCGAGGTGCGTGACCACGATCCGTCGGCGGCCCTCGACGGCGGCCCCGACGGCCTGGACTTCTATCGTCGATTGGCCCCGGAGTTGACTCGATTGCTGGTGCCGGGCGGCTGGACCGTCCTCGAGATCGGCGAGGAGCAGGGCGAGGCGGTCGGGGATATCTTCGCGAAGACCCCGGGATTGGAGCGAACGGCGATCCAGCCCGACCTGACCGGCCGCGACCGGGTGGCCGTCGCCCGGCGGATTAGCACACAACAGCCAAGCAATGGCGAATAA
- a CDS encoding M20/M25/M40 family metallo-hydrolase encodes MARSVDLDGGKSMDLQRLRDRAVELLSGLIRIDTTNPPGDELECARFLAGWLNDHGLPGRVYETEPDRGGAEALLPGDRDAAPIMLMGHLDVVPVGDRRAWTHDPFGGEVVDGCVWGRGAIDCKGVLAAQAVALAEMARNGETTGRPVRLLAAPDEEVGGAAGVGWLTKHRRELVDCWCCVTEGGGEYYRLGGRGVATFMVGEKGQLRLDFTIRGRQGHAALPGDEQAVYILGELLTRLRKRPRVYRVLDVNVELLGLLTAGRPDGEALTAALESGDAAAWRELFAGPAAGAPEVVDALRAAYTDTLAPTIVHGGEKINIIPGRVALSCDCRLLPGTEPEALLAELRTLAADLPVEIEISSSHPASVSDVAHPVVEVARRLVARWEPQSAFLPFLCPAGTDSRHLRWAGIDSYGYVPYPADPLPADFNHRMHAVDERLEVDILERITARYLELVRELRRH; translated from the coding sequence ATGGCGCGGTCAGTGGACCTTGACGGGGGGAAGTCCATGGATTTACAACGGTTGCGTGATCGGGCCGTCGAGTTGTTGAGCGGTCTGATCCGTATCGACACCACCAACCCGCCGGGGGACGAGCTGGAGTGCGCCCGCTTCCTGGCCGGTTGGCTCAACGACCACGGCCTGCCCGGGCGGGTCTACGAGACCGAGCCGGATCGCGGCGGCGCGGAGGCGTTGCTGCCCGGTGATCGCGATGCGGCGCCGATCATGCTGATGGGCCACCTGGACGTCGTCCCCGTCGGCGACCGCCGGGCCTGGACCCACGATCCTTTCGGTGGCGAGGTCGTCGACGGCTGCGTCTGGGGTCGGGGGGCCATCGACTGCAAGGGTGTGCTGGCCGCCCAGGCGGTGGCTCTGGCCGAAATGGCCCGCAACGGTGAGACGACGGGGCGCCCCGTGCGCCTGCTGGCGGCGCCCGATGAAGAGGTGGGCGGCGCGGCCGGCGTCGGCTGGCTGACCAAGCACCGTCGGGAGCTCGTCGATTGCTGGTGTTGCGTCACCGAGGGCGGCGGCGAGTACTATAGGCTGGGCGGGCGCGGCGTCGCGACCTTCATGGTCGGCGAGAAGGGGCAGTTGCGGCTGGACTTCACCATCCGCGGCCGTCAGGGTCACGCGGCCCTGCCCGGCGACGAGCAGGCCGTCTATATCCTGGGCGAGCTGCTCACCCGCCTGCGCAAGCGACCGCGGGTCTACCGGGTCCTGGACGTCAACGTCGAGCTGCTGGGCCTGCTGACGGCGGGACGGCCCGACGGGGAAGCCCTGACGGCGGCCCTGGAGTCCGGGGACGCGGCGGCTTGGCGGGAGCTGTTCGCCGGCCCGGCCGCCGGAGCGCCGGAGGTGGTCGACGCCCTGCGCGCCGCCTACACCGACACCCTGGCACCGACGATCGTCCACGGCGGGGAGAAGATCAACATCATCCCGGGCAGGGTCGCCCTGAGCTGCGACTGCCGCCTGCTGCCGGGAACGGAGCCCGAGGCTTTACTCGCCGAGCTGCGCACCCTGGCGGCCGATCTGCCCGTCGAGATCGAGATCTCTTCCTCCCATCCGGCCAGCGTCTCCGACGTCGCCCACCCCGTCGTCGAGGTCGCCCGCCGGCTCGTCGCCCGCTGGGAGCCCCAGTCGGCGTTCCTGCCCTTCCTCTGTCCGGCGGGGACGGACTCCCGCCACCTGCGCTGGGCGGGGATCGATTCTTACGGCTACGTGCCCTATCCGGCGGATCCGCTGCCCGCCGACTTCAACCACCGGATGCACGCCGTCGACGAGCGGCTGGAGGTGGACATCCTGGAGCGGATCACGGCGCGCTACCTGGAGCTGGTGCGCGAGCTGCGCCGGCATTGA
- a CDS encoding peptide chain release factor 2, giving the protein MAELNERMSAPDFWDDPQAAGKLSARASRLKEELERADRLRAELSDLEELGAMSLEEGDDDELGQVVDGLENLTRRAEKLTAQALLSGEYDDEDAIVELHPGAGGTESADWCEILYRMYVRYCEQRGWKVELLELAPADEAGLKSVTMAVRGELVYGRLKGEIGVHRLVRISPFDASGRRHTSFAALYAYPDLDTDVEFEISPADLRIDVFRASGHGGQSVNTTDSAVRITHKPTGIVVSCQNERSQHANRDYAMKVLRARLADHYRRQREAELADSKADKSEIAWGQQIRNYVLHPYRLVKDTRTGCETGSVDAVLDGDLEAFIEAYLRWVHKKEKSNG; this is encoded by the coding sequence TTGGCGGAACTGAATGAACGGATGAGCGCCCCGGACTTCTGGGACGATCCGCAAGCGGCGGGCAAGCTTTCCGCCCGTGCCTCGCGCCTCAAGGAGGAGCTCGAGCGGGCCGACAGGCTGCGTGCCGAGCTTTCCGACCTCGAGGAGCTCGGGGCCATGTCCCTCGAGGAGGGGGACGATGACGAACTCGGCCAGGTCGTCGACGGTCTGGAGAATCTGACCCGGCGGGCCGAGAAGCTGACCGCCCAGGCGTTGCTGTCCGGCGAGTACGACGACGAGGACGCCATCGTCGAGCTGCACCCCGGCGCCGGGGGCACCGAATCCGCCGATTGGTGCGAGATCCTCTACCGGATGTACGTGCGATACTGCGAGCAGCGCGGCTGGAAGGTCGAGCTGCTCGAGCTGGCCCCGGCCGACGAGGCCGGGCTCAAATCCGTCACCATGGCCGTCCGCGGCGAGCTGGTCTACGGCCGCCTCAAGGGTGAGATCGGCGTCCACCGCCTGGTGCGCATCTCGCCCTTCGACGCTTCCGGCCGCCGTCACACCTCCTTCGCCGCCCTCTACGCCTATCCCGACCTGGACACCGACGTCGAGTTCGAGATCAGCCCCGCCGACCTGCGCATCGACGTCTTCCGCGCCTCGGGCCACGGCGGCCAGTCCGTCAACACCACCGACTCCGCCGTGCGCATCACCCACAAACCCACCGGCATCGTCGTCAGTTGCCAGAACGAGCGCAGCCAGCACGCCAACCGTGATTACGCGATGAAGGTCCTGCGGGCCCGCCTGGCCGATCATTACCGTCGCCAGCGCGAGGCCGAGCTGGCCGACTCCAAGGCCGACAAGAGCGAGATCGCCTGGGGTCAGCAGATCCGCAACTACGTTCTCCATCCCTATCGGCTGGTGAAGGATACCCGTACGGGTTGTGAGACGGGCAGCGTCGACGCCGTTCTCGACGGCGACCTCGAGGCCTTCATCGAGGCCTACCTGCGCTGGGTGCACAAGAAGGAGAAAAGCAATGGCTGA
- a CDS encoding restriction endonuclease has translation MAERAWMVRAGRDAILADQFEEKELVAIGHDLDDINDYNDLLAVKSALKKRFPEAKRMQIAVWAGQLWRLAKEIEPGDYLVTYLPASREYLIGQAADGYQYDPKAIDEYEGEYPHIRRVESWRRADRDLLSQSARNTLGAISTLFEVTKILPELLAVAEGQAATEMDQPEPEEEEDETAIDYYEDVKARSDELIGDLLARLDGYEFEDLTAALLRAMGYYVTQSAKGPDRGVDILAGPDPFHLEQPRIKVQVKKRESAADSNMIRSFIGILQSEDRGLFVSFGGFSKDARIEAERSNRPITLLDRLEFTRLLLEHYEKLEPEYQRQIPLKPVYLPTTTTE, from the coding sequence ATGGCTGAACGAGCTTGGATGGTGCGTGCCGGCAGGGATGCGATTCTGGCCGACCAATTCGAAGAAAAAGAACTGGTTGCCATTGGCCATGATCTCGATGATATAAATGACTACAATGACCTACTGGCTGTAAAATCTGCATTAAAGAAACGGTTTCCAGAAGCAAAAAGAATGCAGATCGCAGTTTGGGCGGGCCAATTGTGGAGGTTGGCCAAGGAGATCGAGCCGGGCGATTATCTCGTTACCTATCTACCCGCCAGTCGAGAGTATTTGATCGGGCAAGCGGCCGATGGATACCAATACGATCCGAAAGCCATCGACGAGTATGAAGGCGAATACCCGCATATTCGCAGAGTGGAGAGCTGGCGACGGGCGGATCGAGACCTGCTTTCCCAATCCGCCCGAAATACTCTTGGTGCGATTTCAACACTTTTCGAAGTAACGAAAATCCTTCCAGAGTTACTGGCGGTGGCCGAGGGTCAAGCAGCCACAGAAATGGACCAACCAGAACCCGAAGAGGAAGAGGACGAAACGGCAATCGACTACTATGAGGATGTTAAGGCTCGAAGTGACGAACTAATTGGAGACTTGCTGGCCCGCCTCGACGGTTACGAGTTCGAGGATCTTACCGCTGCTTTACTACGGGCGATGGGCTACTACGTCACCCAAAGCGCCAAGGGGCCTGATCGCGGCGTTGATATCCTGGCCGGCCCCGATCCGTTCCACCTGGAACAGCCTCGGATAAAAGTACAGGTAAAAAAGCGCGAGAGTGCAGCCGACAGCAACATGATCCGCAGTTTTATCGGCATCCTACAGTCCGAAGACCGCGGCCTTTTCGTCTCCTTCGGTGGATTCTCCAAGGATGCCCGTATCGAGGCAGAACGCTCCAACCGACCGATAACCCTTCTCGACCGCTTGGAGTTCACAAGACTCTTACTCGAGCATTACGAGAAGCTGGAGCCGGAGTACCAACGCCAGATACCCTTGAAACCCGTCTATCTTCCTACTACGACGACAGAGTAA
- a CDS encoding ROK family protein, which yields MRVVLGIDLGGTNLRLGLVDSRGVVLTERRLTHRDGLSPLGLRDRLLDDYAAMSAEADGEIELVALGVGAPGPLERPAGRIQGAVNLSAWHDVPLTALLEEAFEVPVELLNDGTAFVLGEAWGGAAAGCDDVLGLTLGTGVGGGALQDGRPLFGAHGNALELGHLLVDPAGPVCACGRRGCLEAFSSAGALRRRATELARSGELAGLLAAAGGEAKNINCRLLADFAEAGDEVCRRLFRRAGHWLGVGIARALTLIDADLVVIGGGLAAAGELFLPATREVLAGALFPPRPRLRLVRAELGWRAAVIGSAAAAWGVFVADN from the coding sequence ATGCGCGTGGTGTTGGGGATCGATCTCGGGGGGACCAACCTGCGTCTGGGGCTGGTCGATTCCCGGGGGGTGGTCCTGACGGAGCGTCGGCTGACCCACCGTGACGGCCTGAGCCCCCTGGGGCTGCGCGATCGACTGCTGGACGACTATGCCGCGATGTCCGCCGAAGCGGACGGTGAGATCGAACTCGTCGCCCTGGGCGTCGGCGCCCCCGGTCCGCTGGAGCGTCCGGCGGGACGGATCCAGGGGGCGGTCAACCTGAGCGCCTGGCACGACGTCCCGCTGACGGCCCTGCTCGAGGAAGCCTTCGAGGTCCCCGTCGAGTTGCTCAACGACGGGACGGCCTTCGTCCTCGGCGAGGCCTGGGGCGGCGCCGCCGCCGGTTGCGACGACGTCCTCGGCCTGACCCTGGGGACCGGCGTCGGCGGCGGGGCGCTCCAGGACGGCCGACCGTTGTTCGGGGCCCACGGCAACGCCCTCGAGTTGGGCCATCTGCTCGTCGATCCCGCCGGCCCGGTCTGCGCCTGCGGTCGTCGCGGCTGTCTGGAGGCCTTCAGCTCCGCCGGAGCCCTGCGCCGTCGGGCGACGGAGCTGGCCCGTTCCGGTGAGCTGGCCGGTCTGCTGGCCGCCGCGGGCGGTGAAGCGAAGAATATCAACTGTCGTTTGCTGGCCGATTTCGCCGAGGCCGGTGACGAGGTTTGCCGGCGGTTGTTCCGCCGGGCCGGCCATTGGCTCGGCGTGGGCATCGCCCGAGCCCTGACCCTGATCGACGCCGACCTGGTGGTCATCGGAGGTGGTCTGGCCGCCGCCGGGGAGTTGTTCCTGCCCGCCACGCGCGAGGTGTTGGCCGGGGCGCTCTTCCCGCCGCGGCCGCGGCTGAGGCTGGTCCGGGCCGAGCTGGGTTGGCGGGCGGCCGTCATCGGATCCGCCGCGGCCGCCTGGGGCGTTTTCGTCGCTGATAACTGA